The Peromyscus eremicus chromosome 16_21, PerEre_H2_v1, whole genome shotgun sequence genome includes the window TTTCTCGTATTAAAAGGATAATAAAggtggagagatgtctcagcacttaagagtacATATTCTTCTTTTAGAAGActtggggtttggttcccagcatccacttcagGTGccttgcaactgtctgtaactccagttccaagggatttgatGACTTTGGTGTCCACAAGTGTTTAGGGTTGACCACCTGGgactggataacctatcaggagTTTCCTCCCAGCAGAAAAATGATCATTTTTCAACACCCATAAATTACCCATAGCTCCATATCCAGGGCAATGtagccgttttttttttttttttttttatcaaccttGGTTACCTCCCTGAACTTGATGATAAGAGCCTATTGTTAAAAACATCACCAACTTCAGACACAGGAGTTAGAGGAATTGAGGTGGAATTGACCTAGAAGCCTCCTTCTTGCAGATTAGCTCTCATAGTATTAGAATATGCCAtgtaagctgccaagggagaaaataaCCAATAGTTATCTTTCTCCAAAACCATAACAATGACTAGCCTGGTTGCTATTTTTCTAAACTTAATTTTTGTTGCTTCATTTATGCATGTGAACACCCATacacccacaaaggccagaaaaggtcCTTAGTCCTAAAGTTAAAAATAGTTATGACCTACTTGACTTAGTTGTTGGGAATAAAACTTGGTTCATCagcaaaaacagcaaaaattcttaaccactgagtcaactTCACAGCCCTATGTTGCTACCTTATACCTATAAGAATTTATTAAGTCTTAAACTTCAAAGACTCTTTGAGAGGTCcttaatatgttttaaatagtTAAGAAAGCTATAATCTTAACTCTTTTCCCCTTGGAATTTcctaaaaaaatctgaaaaacccATTCACTAGATCTTGATTTAAAGCCAGAAACCCATTTCCCTTCTATGTTTTGTTTGAGCTCTTAAAAAAATTCCcacaaaaatgaatatatattcataatctGTAAacttaattttcctttaaaaatattttaattacatctGAGTCTATGTTTGTCCATGTGtggctatgtgtgtatataataacAAAGctgagatcatgaatttgagagatgATTTGCGGTAGGAAGatttggaggaggagagggaagtctGGAAATGATGGAAATATGGTATTCCTACGtgaaatttacaaaaataaaacaattacttttttttggggttttgagacagtggttctctgtgttgccctggatggcctcaaactcacagagacatgtCTATCTCTGCCTcgtaagtgctgtgattaaaggcatgaaacTATACCGCCCCTAAACAATTAATTTTTATAAGGGAGATTCAATAACATATATAATCAGGGGTAGGATCAATTTAAATAGAAGCAACACAATCACTAACCTGTGTCATTAATTCATGTTTACTCCTGGTCTACTATTAAAAGTTTGCTTTGTAGCCTATGAACATAGCATGAACTGACAATATGAATTCACAATCCTTATAATTGGGTAATCATGAGGTCATCACTAGTCCAGGAAACAGCAacggaggagggaagagaaatccTTTTTTAAGATAAGGAAAATGCTTCCAAGTGTGATTCATGGAAGTGATGAGATGAACATTTCAAAAATTTAGTCAACTAAGTTTCATCTCTAGGGAATATTTAGAAGTTTTTACTCCCCTCTCCAGGTGTAAAATATatctttagtttgtttttatactatgataattttaaaatgtcaaattgCATTTGTCATTGTTGAAAATGAACTTGGAAGTGGATACTTACAGAGGACAATAGTGACAAACAAATAAGAATTTCAATGATTGGTCAGGGCACTCAGCAACTCCACATGCAACTTGGAAAGATGAATTCCAAACAATCTATGCACACAGAGATGAAGACAGGGCACAGGTCAGAgcagaaaatacaaaatgaaagttTAAAACACTGCTGGTATTCTTTGTTTCTATATGCCTTATAGACATATTTAAGTGATTGAATCAAATTACAGATTTGAGAACCTTCTTAAGGAGCTGCTGTTGGTCAGCTAGTCTGGCAAAACTTTCAGGAAGTACCCAGTGGAGTTTATGAAGGATGGCAGTGGCTTCAGCCCCATCTCAGAgaagctttcttcttctttgtcatCTTTGACAGTTTCCAAGATGATGAGGATACAGAAGGCTGGGCTGAGGCCAAGGAGCTTGGTGTCAAAATGGAAGAGGTCAAAGAATCTATGGACACCAGGAGGACCCTGGTGTGATGTGGAATTTCTCTGACACTGTTTCCAACTCTACAGGCATGTGACCATAAACAGCTAGAGGGGAACCTGGATATCAGGTCAATTTTTGGTCAGACATCAAACTGACCAAGATGTTGCTGTTGACTACTCTGCAGGTTGGTACACTGAAATGCTTTTGCAAAAACAAGTGTCCTGTGTCCATATAGCCCTGGCCTTGAAGATGAACCAGAATTTCCTCCCAGCATCATAGAAGAGACTGTTTAGTTTCATACTAAGCTGTGAAAATGAGTATCTTCCTTCCTGGGAGGGCAGAGATCATGGATGGCTTGCAAAGCCTTGCTAGTCCAGCTGAGTGGAAGGCTGCCACTCAGCATGTTTCCTAGATGTTGTACATGGTAGGAGCTTCTGTATGGAGCTGTGGCCTTGGATTTCCTGGTTCCCACTTGAAACTGTGTTTCAGCTCATGTCTTTCAGCCTTCAGGGTCTGATCAGGCCAGGGATTTGGAGTTACTCCATGCCTGTACCACATCTGGATCTTCTCCCTACTCAGCCAAGCAAGATCCTCACATCAGCTTCTTTCTAGGTTTGGTAGTCCCTCTTTGACAATGGACAGGGCAGAATCACAATCATATAATTGTTGTTAAAAGAGTCATTTTATTTGATAGGAAAGGGCCCAGCAACTGGCCTTTGAATCCAGCAGGAAGCTAGCTGTCAAGGTTTCTAATAATAAAAGTCCAGGAGGTGCCATTTCCCTTTTCACTCAGGAGCCATACAGACCTGATATGCAGCCCTGCTAAAATCTGTGGAGGTGCCTTAGAATATAGGTCATTAACCTTGTTTGGTGACTGGAGTTAAGAAATTAgggttagaaaaaaaatcaagtatgtTCCCTTTCAAAGATTAGATAAACCGTTGAAATATAGAAGCTCAAATAGCCAATGATTGTCAAGACCATTGTACAACCAACCACTCAAGATCTCTCCCTGTGATTGGTTGATGTGCACTCTCTCTATATTCCCTGAAATTGGGAGATTGTGATAGGAAGACaggaagttcaaagccaatcttagctacataatgagattctgtctcaaaaagaaaataaaaaatctctgCACCAACATTCTGCTTTGAAATCAgtcaagtaattaaaaatattttcttgcttAGCATTTACAGATAGAGTACTTTTTCTTACCTGAGTATAATATCCAACTGCTGCATCAATTGGATTTGGGTCTGAGCCCAACCTGAAATCATTGACTTCATCATACCAGGTTTGGATTACATGAGACCATGATGCTGGGTAATTTGCTCTGAAGATATTCTCACCACATCTTATGTCTAAGGAAAAAGACAGACCATTCATAAAGagagcaataaagaaaaaaagaggaacacacacacacacacacacacacacacacacatacacacacacacacacacacacacacacacatacacatacacacacacacacacacacacacatgtgtgtgtgtgtgctcagaatCCCTGCTTTTTAAAGTCATTGCTCACAGTTCCTTTTGAATATTGCTTAAGAAGCATGATTCAGACCTGATGAACCTTTAGGTGAACAGTAGCCATAGATATTCAATATGTGTGCCCTAAAAACAATAAGCACTAAGTAGAGAAGTCTTTTCTTCAGTAGCTTCTCTCCTCGACCTCATTCTTCCACACATTAAATTCTCCACAtctgtgtgtacatctgtatgtgtatgtgcatgtgtgtgcatgcctgtgcctcATGTGTAGCAAATGTGGACTTGCAGTCTTAAAGAAGACCAAGACTGACtcctttcatttctctcctgAGTAGCTAGAGATATTTGTATAATACTTTTACATATTTACATTGTTCTGTATGAGCCTTCTTTACAGtcagtctttaaaaattacaaGTATAACACAACATAAACAGAAggaattatattttcaaagtttatAAGTCATGTCttaattagaaatttaaaatttcatgGGCCAGATTTTCTTCAAAGAATGAGGAATTAGCATATTTTAATGCCCCCAAATAGCTTGGAATTTTTATCAAGCTctgtaaataaaaaattactttaaactTTAACTGAATATTGTGgccttaaaaattaatttttagtcATTATGTTATTAAATTAGAAATGTCTAAAGAGTAAAACCTTGACAAGAGGTGATTAATTTATTAGGTTCAAATTGGGTCAAAGGTGATtgctggaccccaaagtttagggtctcaagtgggtgccccaagaacccagactccagtccagttgatgcaacagtacgaggatttattaagcttctatatagaagggctcctctgctcccaagagcaagagtcacatcttactgcagccccataagggcttttaaaggaaaaccccacaaaacccacaagattacagttcccatacaatttcatggcctgatcacagggtgatcacagagtgggtacagtcacgtccgcatgcacattcttcctgaaacctcaagggggggtaccagggcgggagtggagtttacacacaggtcacagtggtccttcctggaacacttgcaactatcccagtcacagttgagcacatctcttaacagaaatctttttacgttgttatattgttacaggggtgattgagtagtggctcaGTCAGGTGGCCCtcggaactagatttttagtttctcatttcctggtgcttgaagtttttcatttcctgaggcttgggggtgtaagcctgaagggctagggtctttcagtgATCATTCTTAATGTTTTACAAAGTATTTTATCTCATGggacatttatttatgttgttatCATTTTTACACTTCCTTATGTAAAGATTATGtttcatagtttatttttaatttaacacAATTTGCCTTTTAGGCACTCAGAGTGTACAAAAGTTGATCtcacaaaaaatgaaagaagagctGGGTGAACACACATTGGTGGCTTATACACAAAATCCCACTACTTACGAAGCTGAGGTTGGAAGTTGAGAAATTTAAAGATAACCTGGACTATACAGTGAGCTCTATCTCCTCcccaacaaaaataataaaagtagtaAATGTAAATGCCAAGATATTTGACATTTCTTGAGGAAAAATGAAGAATTAGTTGatcaaattaaatatatttttataattaaaaagataGCTTGTAAACACAATAAGCCACATCATTAAGATACTGGATTAAAGATAGAAATTCTAATTTCAGAGTGCTGGAGAATTGACTGAGCATGTAAGAGTATATCTTGCTATTTCAGCAGACTTGAGTCCAACTCCTAACATCCGTACAGTGTAGCTTACCATCACCTGTGACAACAACACTGTGACAACCACCTCTAACCTGTAAGCTACAGAGggtctggtgccttcttctggcctctagaagcatttttatatacatacacatgtgcataaatacacagagacacacattcacataaataaaaccataataagataaaataaaaaggagattCTAATTCCAAATTTCCTTTATAAGGCCTTAATTAGTAATTATTTTTATCAAGACATTAGTTTCTAAtcttaaaagcagagaaagagatgaTCCATATGTTACTTCAATTGCAATCTGGTTTCAAGGCACAAAGCTGGCATCAGGAAAGACAGtttgtataaaatataaaccACCCAATAAGCACAAAGTGGAGCCTTTCAGACAGCATCATCTCTGCTCCAGAgatatttaacttttttaaaaaaggcactatcatgtagctagagttttcctgcctggcccacagtcaggacaaatctctcttacctgccagtcccacagccactcatacctgaccaagtaaacacagagacttatattgcttacaaactgtatggccgtggcaggcttcttgctaactattcttacagcttaagttaatccatttctataaatctataccttgccatgtggctcgtggcttaccagcatcttcacatgctgtttgtcatcgtggcggctggcagtgtctctgactcagccttccatttcccagctttactATCACAATACGTGTTTATTTGCAATGTTTTGTTAGCACAATATGAGAAAATGGGCTTTCCTATGTGACTCTCCACTCATTTGTAAGTAATTTCGAGATTACATACTGGTGGTCCTGACTTCTGGAGAACTGTGTTCATAAGTGCATTGGCTTGCCCATCTTTGTGCATTCACTCGGGCATCATCACTCCATtgctaaaaggaaaaagaaagaagtgccATGGAATAACTCAAATGTCAAACTCACATGATCTTTTCAGACAGGCTGATATCATTGCAAAATATCTGTAGTCACCTTCTGATTTTCATCATAATCAGTATGTAATATAGTATATGTCTAAATTTTTATGGTAGCATGTATATTATCAGCTTTCATGGTGGCATTTATAAACAagtttatttttgcatattttccaccccctcttcctgaCCCTGCCCATCGTCCTATGCATGCCCTCTCACCCACAACCTCCATTTGATGTCATACATGTTCTCTTTACTTCTACTTCCCATGGCTTCTATAGCCCCTTCCCAACCCCCAACACTGATCTTCTTACTAGTTTCATATCCTATGTCCTAAGTTACTCCAACTTTTTTTGGCCTTTTCTGTACCAAATAAATACAAGTAGTCTGTCTTCCCAAGACCACAAAAAATACTAAAACCTTTAATGATCTAATGACTTACTGAAATCACAACAGGAATCATTAAAGACTGAGTAATTGCTGTAGAGCGAATAGCACTAAACATGTTGAAGTACTAAGACTATTTTTACAGCTGTAAGAAGTTGCCTCATAAATCCTGGCTTCATTTTTTCCCTCactgaattaatttaaaagacaCATGGACTTTGGTTTTAGATCCAGACGGTAGACTATTTAGATTAAGGGTCATTGGACTTTAAAGCAGAAATCTTCTGACCCTAGATTAAGAGAGAAAAGAGTGAGCCAAAATAACATGGTAACTTTTCTCTGGAGACCAGAGTCAAAAGATTTGGTTTTATTTCAGTCACTATAATTGATATAACTCCATAATACCAGTAATTTAATATCAATtaagtttaaaagaaatttaataaattCTTCTCTGGTCATTGCACAGCTAAAGACATAGAGGTAGAGAACCAACTCTATCTATGTGCATGACATAGTATATGAACATACCCCCCCACGCACATATACAAAACaatgaatacttttttttaaaaagagaagctaGAATAGAGGCAGAACCTCTTAAAGCACACAGCAGAAGCCAGATGCTATCCACAGGCTCCAAACACAGCTCTCCAAATGCACTGTCCTGTTGTGAGCCCTCACCATCTTTAGTAAGTCACTACCAGGTGGAGAAACCATTCTTCTCAGTTGGTTGTGCTTGTTTACAATCTCTTCTTGGACTGACTCTTTAGAGGTTATCAAATCCTCAAGATTTTTattctaaagggaaaaaaattaaagtcatatTAGTGTTTGTTAAGATTGCATAAAAAAGTGAATAAGTTGTCTAAGGTGAATGAaggtcatttttaatttaaaatttttttaatagtttcatAGTACTTTGCTGAACAGATACACAATGATTGTGATACAAATTTGTACTGTAATTATATTTACAATCTTTTACAATCACAAATGATTCTGTGATGAGCATTCTTCAATTGCttatacacattttaaatatatttgatgGCAATAGTTTAGACATTGAATGCTGACAGAGTATATgtacatgaatttttaaatataaaattttgatAAACAAAACGCCATTTTctttgaatgactgtgtctgctttgagataatatttaaatatgaacTCAAGgttttctttcaagttctgtcttttgacatttttttcatttttccgcAGCATATGGTTGTGAACAGCAACCATTGGGACTAACAAAGCATTACTACtaatagagaaagaaaatctgTTTTGCCAGAGCCTGGGACACTAAATGCTCAAGCTGTGATACAATAagacagcaatggaaaagtgTGTTTTTGTAGTGAAGATGGAAGGTCATTTTTAAAGTACTCATGCCCATGTTAGTCATTAAGCCTTGAcaataaatgttaagaaaatcTATGACTTTTTTATTAGA containing:
- the LOC131926147 gene encoding cysteine-rich secretory protein 1-like, which codes for MTLFPLLLFLAAVLSSSLLQDDYENKNLEDLITSKESVQEEIVNKHNQLRRMVSPPGSDLLKMQWSDDARVNAQRWASQCTYEHSSPEVRTTNIRCGENIFRANYPASWSHVIQTWYDEVNDFRLGSDPNPIDAAVGYYTQIVWNSSFQVACGVAECPDQSLKFLFVCHYCPL